The following coding sequences lie in one Fusarium poae strain DAOMC 252244 chromosome 1, whole genome shotgun sequence genomic window:
- a CDS encoding hypothetical protein (BUSCO:47301at5125): MGCCLSRSSGPNSPYPGGAPNASSRAINPPPISLPEAAQPQIPAERRRQRRRNDRPLDQHIDKPLKRHEWTSRDRTWTKSELAKERAAFFDTRVTGRPEIWQTIHAALQVLWDPASQDAQDDGSNGLATAQMILSAAEISLPTGDLANGVYDSLGNYYQVPEWAVSDPQNIGEDRETGAKGDISTVGDDTAADEELSDEELGGKKQEKGKEADEVHKLVKLRARLSENGQDITVNISESETVRSVAKKIALEADLASTKKIRIAYMGKILKDNLSLSTQNWKTGHVVNALVFDVV, from the exons ATG GGCTGCTGTCTTTCTCGTTCTTCGGGGCCCAACTCGCCTTACCCGGGTGGCGCGCCCAATGCTTCATCGCGTGCTATTAATCCTCCCCCGATATCCCTCCCTGAAGCTGCTCAACCACAAATCCCTGCCGAAAGACGTCGCCAGCGTCGTCGCAACGACCGTCCCTTGGACCAGCACATCGACAAGCCCTTGAAGCGACATGAATGGACTTCTCGCGACCGGACCTGGACCAAGAGCGAACTGGCAAAGGAACGAGCCGCATTCTTCGATACACGAGTCACTGGACGACCTGAGATATGGCAGACTATTCATGCAGCGTTGCAGGTTCTATGGGACCCCGCAAGCCAAGACGCCCAGGACGATGGATCAAATGGGCTTGCGACAGCTCAAATGATTCTCTCGGCTGCTGAGATTTCATTACCTACCGGCGACCTCGCCAACGGCGTGTATGATTCTCTTGGAAACTATTATCAAGTACCTGAATGGGCTGTTTCCGACCCGCAGAACATTGGGGAGGATCGGGAAACCGGTGCTAAAGGCGACATTTCCACCGTGGGCGACGACACAGCAGCCGACGAAGAATTGAGCGACGAAGAGCTTGGTGGCAAAAAgcaagaaaaaggaaaggaggCAGACGAGGTGCATAAATTGGTCAAGCTGCGAGCTAGGCTCAGTGAAAATGGTCAGGACATTACCGTCAACATATCAGAGTCGGAAACCGTGCGAAGCGTAGCCAAAAAGATTGCCCTCGAGGCTGAT CTTGCGTCAACAAAAAAGATCAGGATAGCATACATGGGCAAGATCCTGAAGGACAACTTGTCTCTATCCACTCAAAACTGGAAGACAGGTCATGTCGTGAATGCTCTTGTCTTTGACGTCGTTTAG
- a CDS encoding hypothetical protein (BUSCO:37709at5125) has product MPTPSSNQPVEAPSPRSYSFSTCPDDVQSQPHPAWQASNEDQTRADDVGIQSDTIDALTAPGCPTDDTIMYDGRPSNEISSRSTTMSPRPQTATTTVTTPLHEESGPETKGRDAETGNQLSRDLSDSTQRASEPQPTPCESLRKRESPNEVSECIDFDAQEDELWSPSMGPDYSCIRTIPSAPSSYLRPGSKFHGTQQSERQVYDVQVEIKHVDMRESFLCGYLRIQGLTEDHPTLTTYFEGEIIGSKYSFYTQHENWGANSKVDLSHWAKFTAFRPFQKQARKGPVIIRDAAQRETIFMRWKEHFLVPDHRVRTISGASFEGFYYICFNQVKGEVSGIYFHSKSEKFQQLELKHVPDRGCFAATEFR; this is encoded by the exons ATGCCAACGCCATCATCCAACCAGCCTGTCGAGGCACCTTCGCCGCGTTCCTATAGTTTCTCAACATGTCCTGACGACGTTCAAAGCCAACCCCACCCTGCTTGGCAAGCAAGCAACGAAGACCAAACCCGTGCTGATGATGTCGGTATCCAGTCCGACACCATCGACGCGCTAACTGCACCTGGGTGTCCAACTGACGATACCATCATGTACGATGGGCGCCCATCAAACGAAATATCTTCAAGATCTACAACCATGTCCCCACGCCCTCAAaccgccaccaccaccgtaACAACCCCTTTGCATGAAGAATCTGGGCCCGAAACGAAGGGAAGGGACGCCGAAACCGGCAACCAGCTGAGTCGAGATCTTTCCGATAGTACACAACGGGCTAGTGAACCTCAACCAACTCCTTGTGAATCACTCAGGAAGAGGGAATCACCGAATGAGGTATCGGAGTGTATCGATTTTGATGCGCAAGAAGATGAGCTCTGGTCCCCATCTATGGGCCCTGACTACTCATGTATACGA ACTATTCCATCGGCTCCGTCTTCCTACCTCCGTCCAGGTAGTAAGTTCCACGGTACACAACAGTCGGAACGCCAGGTCTACGACGTGCAAGTCGAGATTAAACACGTCGACATGCGAGAGTCTTTTCTTTGTGGCTACCTCCGGATTCAAG GCCTGACTGAGGATCATCCCACCCTCACAACATATTTCGAGGGAGAAATCATCGGTTCTAAATACAGCTTTTATACACAGCACGAGAACTGGGGCGCAAATAGCAAGGTTGATTTAAGCCACTGGGCCAAATTTACAGCCTTTCGTCCATTTCAGAAGCAAGCCCGTAAGGGACCCGTTATCATTCGCGATGCTGCCCAACGAGAAACTATCTTCATGCGGTGGAAAGAACATTTTTTGGTGCCAGACCACCGCGTCCGCACAATATCTGGCGCCAGTTTTGAGGGTTTCTACTATATCTGTTTTAACCAGGTCAAAGGCGAAGTGAGCGGCATATATTTTCACTCTAAAAGCGAAAA GTTCCAACAACTGGAATTGAAGCATGTTCCTGATCGAGGATGCTTCGCCGCAACCGAGTTCCGCTAA
- a CDS encoding hypothetical protein (BUSCO:26594at5125), which produces MEFLIKFAQAHETFRVPEIEALALIEGLEMEIVDYSQDSPFCVVQLASVEAAQRLAKRSILIQSIHELWGKGSTLEELHESVRTNTSHIWDSYLGKSFKFDVDPYQGTRSAKKRIELINSFRFLGWTGPVKMSNPDNLFTIFEMWPYDSVPLNVPDPTAMYLARHVGNSSRDILVRFDLKKRGYISTTSMDSELALVTANIALAAPGKLFYDPFVGTGSFPIACAHFGALAFGSDIDGRSIRGEGGKKSLKGNFDQYGIGSCLGDVFSADLTNTPIRQHRRTWDGIVCDPPYGVREGLRVLGLRDPEKTPWLIEQGKQHGMKPTYVPPKKPYSFMVMLDDILDFAANTLVDDGRLSFWMPTANDENQEISVPSHPYMEVVVVCTQSFNKWSRRLITYRRIPDSQVSQSALETYANRQEIKLEGTSADELNPFRRGYFKKFEVDE; this is translated from the exons ATGGAGTTTTTAATCAAATTCGCGCAGGCGCATGAGACCTTTCGAGTCCCCGAAATCGAGGCACTGGCCCTAATTGAGGGCCTGGAAATGGAAATAGTTGACTATAGTCAAGAT TCCCCCTTTTGTGTCGTACAACTGGCTTCAGTCGAAGCCGCTCAGCGTCTGGCCAAGAGATCCATCCTCATCCAGTCTATACATGAGCTCTGGGGCAAAGGAAGCACCCTGGAAGAACTCCACGAATCGGTCAGGACAAACACGTCTCACATATGGGACAGCTATCTCGGAAAGTCATTCAAGTTTGATGTTGATCCCTACCAAGGGACTCGCTCTGCGAAGAAGCGCATTGAACTCATCAACTCCTTCAGATTTCTTGGATGGACTGGGCCTGTAAAAATGTCCAATCCCGACAACTTGTTCACCATATTCGAAATGTGGCCTTACGACAGCGTACCCCTAAACGTCCCAGATCCAACGGCCATGTATCTTGCCCGCCATGTTGGCAACTCCTCCCGGGACATTCTAGTTCGGTTTGACTTGAAGAAGAGAGGGTACATCTCAACAACAAGCATGGATTCGGAGCTCGCACTAGTCACGGCTAACATTGCCCTGGCTGCTCCTGGTAAATTATTCTACGACCCATTCGTCGGAACAGGCTCCTTTCCCATTGCATGTGCTCACTTCGGCGCTCTTGCTTTTGGAAGTGATATTGATGGTCGTAGCATCCGCGGGGAGGGTGGGAAAAAGAGTCTCAAAGGGAATTTCGACCAATATGGCATTGGCTCTTGCTTGGGCGATGTATTCTCTGCCGACTTGACCAATACCCCAATTAGGCAGCATCGTAGGACATGGGACGGGATCGTTTGCGATCCGCCCTATGGTGTACGAGAAGGGTTGAGGGTGCTTGGTCTTCGCGATCCCGAAAAGACGCCATGGCTGATAGAGCAAGGCAAGCAACATGGAAT GAAACCAACCTACGTGCCGCCCAAAAAGCCCTATAGCTTTATGGTAATGCTCGATGATATTCTTGACTTTGCAGCCAATACTCTCGTTGACGATGGACGCCTGTCGTTCTGGATGCCAACTGCCAACGATGAAAACCAGGAAATCTCAGTGCCCTCACATCCTTACATGGAGGTGGTTGTGGTCTGTACTCAATCCTTCAACAAGT GGTCCAGAAGACTCATCACTTATCGTCGGATTCCCGACTCACAGGTGTCACAATCGGCCCTCGAGACCTATGCAAACCGACAAGAGATCAAGTTGGAGGGGACATCAGCAGACGAACTCAACCCATTTCGACGTGGATATTTCAAAAAGTTTGAGGTAGACGAATAA
- the DIM5 gene encoding Histone-lysine N-methyltransferase, H3 lysine-9 specific dim-5 (BUSCO:36328at5125), with product MSRMQKATERHFYYHGKEGYQEECNNCHWCQIRSFPTHSTLPVTVVNEQDSEVLPDDFRFIKSVELGAGVRQAEDSFHSGCSCDNDAECQFTGCHCLADLDEEDSSQDEDDPFGDNIDGMDVDRPRRKAYAYHAHGAKAGLLRSKFHNSKMPIYECHQSCACSINCPNRVVERGRTVPLEIFRTEDRGWGVRSPVPIKKGQFVDRYLGEIITSTEADRRRSQSAISQRKDVYLFALDKFTDPDSLDTRLKGPSLEVDGEFMSGPTRFVNHSCEPNMRIFARVGDHADKHIHDLALFAIKDIPRGEELTFDYVDGVSHEGEEPGEKSHMTPCLCGSKNCRKFLW from the exons ATGTCCAGAATGCAAAAGGCAACGGAACGTCATTTTTATTATCACGGCAAAGAG GGCTACCAAGAAGAATGCAACAACTGTCACTGGTGTCAAATACGCTCTTTTCCCACTCACTCGACTCTACCAGTCACGGTAGTTAACGAGCAGGACTCTGAAGTTCTTCCCGACGATTTTCGCTTCATAAAAAGCGTGGAACTTGGTGCTGGAGTCAGACAAGCTGAGGATAGCTTCCACAGTGGCTGCTCCTGTGATAATGACGCCGAATGCCAGTTCACAGGCTGCCATTGCCTGGCTGATCtcgatgaagaagactccagtcaagatgaagatgatccATTTGGGGATAACATCGACGGCATGGATGTTGACCGGCCGCGCAGAAAGGCGTACGCCTACCACGCCCATGGCGCAAAAGCTGGCCTCTTGCGATCCAAGTTTCACAACTCAAAAATGCCTATATACGAGTGTCACCAGAGCTGTGCCTGTAGTATAAACTGCCCCAACCGCGTTGTTGAGCGTGGCAGGACTGTACCTTTGGAAATCTTTCGCACTGAAGATCGAGGATGGG GAGTAAGATCACCTGTACCTATCAAGAAGGGACAGTTTGTTGATCGATACTTGGGTGAGATTATCACATCAACGGAAGCAGACCGCCGTCGCAGCCAGTCTGCCATCTCGCAGCGTAAAGACGTTTACCTTTTTGCACTGGACAAATTCACCGATCCGGACTCGCTTGACACCCGACTCAAAGGGCCTTCTCTCGAAGTTGATGGCGAATTCATGTCCGGCCCAACGCGCTTTGTCAATCACTCTTGTGAGCCCAACATGCGAATATTTGCACGCGTGGGCGATCATGCTGATAAACATATACATGATCTTGCCTTGTTTGCGATCAAGGATATACCGAGGGGAGAAGAGCTTACGTTTGATTATGTTGACGGAGTGTCGCACGAGGGAGAGGAGCCAGGAGAGAAAAGCCACATGACACCGTGTCTGTGTGGAAGTAAGAATTGTAGAAAGTTCCTATGGTAA
- a CDS encoding hypothetical protein (BUSCO:4744at5125): MFEQTANRTPELSLPTAEVDTTYTGTSNPPPAVPPKSHVPSTTNTFNNFLGQILAAPFKMSGFLENAYSLVHQDNAADVPTVSDLRMQLEKGTDESKVETMKRILTIMLNGDPMPSLLMHIIRFVMPSKYKPLKKLLYFYYEICPKLDNSGKLKQEMILVCNGIRNDLQHPNEYIRGNTLRFLCKLREAELIEPLLSSARSCLEHRHAYVRKNAVFAISSIHTHSPSLIPDASELISTFLEGESDGVCRRNGFAALASIDHDAALLYLSSVFEGIPNAEELLQLVELEFIRKDAVQNSQNKARYLRLIFDLLEAGASTVVYEAASSLTALTNNPVAVKAAAAKFIELSIKEADNNVKLIVLDRVDQLRKKNEGVLDDLTMEILRVLSSTDIDVRRKALGLALEMVSSKNVEEVVLLLKKELSKTVDQEYEKNTEYRSLLIHSIHQCAIKFSEVAASVVELLMDFIADFNNVSAVDVINFVKEVVEKFPNLRTTIIERLVSTLGEVRAGKVYRGIMWIIGEYSLEEKDIREAWKRIRASLGEMPILASEQRLLDSHDDDEKTQDHINGTSKPVAPSGSRKVLADGTYATETALTSQSSAAARLEAVKTAQKPPLRQLILDGDYYLATVLSSTLVKLVMRHHEISSDKARTNALRAEAMLIMISIIRVGQSQFVKAPIDEDSVDRIMSCVRSLAEFEEKKELETVWLDDTRKAFRAMVQVEEKKRAAKEAFEKAKTAVQVDDVVPIRQLAKKNTTDGLDEIEVDLERATGGEGTAEDLSSKLSRVVQLTGFSDPVYAEAYVKVHQFDIVLDVLLVNQTTETLQNLSVEFATLGDLKVVERPTTQNLGPHDFHNVQCTIKVSSTDTGVIFGNVVYDGAHSTDTNVVILNDLHVDIMDYIQPATCTETQFRTMWTEFEWENKVNINSKAKTLRDFLDQLMACTNMNCLTPEASLKGDCQFLSANLYARSVFGEDALANLSIEKEGEDGPITGFVRIRSRSQGLALSLGSLKGLNKIGSTS; encoded by the exons ATGTTTGAGCAAAC AGCAAACCGAACCCCTGAGCTGAGCCTCCCCACCGCCGAAGTCGACACCACCTATACTGGTACCTCCAATCCACCTCCTGCCGTCCCCCCTAAGAGCCACGTCCCATCTACAACAAACACATTCAACAATTTTCTCGGCCAGATTCTGGCGGCACCCTTCAAGATGTCTGGCTTCCTTGAGAATGCGTACAGTTTAGTTCATCAGGACAATGCGGCCGATGTCCCCACCGTTTCCGACCTGCGCATGCAGTTGGAGAAAGGTACAGACGAGAGCAAGGTTGAGACCATGAAGCGCATCTTGACCATCATGCTCAATGGTGATCCTATGCCCAGTTTGCTCATGCATATTATCCGTTTTGTCATGCCCTCAAAGTACAAGCctctcaagaagcttctctaCTTCTACTATGAGATCTGCCCCAAGCTTGACAACAGCGGCAAGCTTAAGCAAGAAATGATTCTGGTCTG TAACGGTATCCGAAACGATCTCCAACATCCCAATGAATATATCCGAGGAAACACTCTTCGCTTCCTTTGCAAGCTGAGGGAAGCTGAGCTTATTGAGCCCCTCCTCTCTTCAGCGAGATCTTGCCTCGAACATCGACATGCCTACGTCCGAAAGAATGCCGTCTTCGCCATCTCCTCTATTCACACACACTCGCCTTCTTTGATCCCTGACGCCTCAGAACTTATTTCTACCTTCCTCGAGGGAGAGAGTGACGGTGTCTGCCGACGGAATGGCTTTGCCGCCCTTGCTAGTATCGACCATGATGCTGCCTTACTGTATCTAAGTTCTGTTTTCGAAGGAATCCCCAACGCAGAAGAGCTTCTCCAGCTTGTCGAACTCGAGTTCATTCGAAAGGATGCTGTCCAGAACTCACAGAACAAG GCTCGGTACTTGAGATTGATTTTTGACCTGTTGGAAGCCGGCGCCTCGACTGTTGTATACGAAGCCGCCTCGTCCCTAACCGCCCTTACGAACAACCCGGTTGCTGTGAaggccgccgccgccaagtTTATCGAGTTGAGCATCAAAGAGGCAGACAACAACGTTAAGCTTATCGTACTTGATCGAGTTGACCAATTGCGGAAGAAGAACGAAGGTGTCCTTGACGACCTTACCATGGAGATCCTCCGAGTTCTGTCTAGTACCGATATCGACGTTCGAAGAAAGGCTCTCGGCCTTGCCCTTGAGATGGTGTCTAGCAAGAATGTCGAAGAGGTTGTTCTCCTGCTCAAGAAGGAGCTCTCCAAGACCGTCGATCAAGAATATGAGAAGAACACTGAATACCGATCACTCCTCATCCACTCGATTCACCAGTGCGCCATCAAGTTCTCTGAGGTTGCTGCAAGCGTCGTCGAACTTCTCATGGATTTCATCGCTGACTTCAATAACGTTTCGGCTGTCGATGTCATCAACTTTGTGAAAGAGGTGGTTGAGAAATTCCCTAACCTGCGAACTACTATCATCGAGCGTCTCGTCTCTACGTTGGGTGAGGTCCGAGCTGGCAAGGTTTACCGTGGCATTATGTGGATCATTGGTGAATACTCCCTTGAAGAGAAGGATATCCGAGAAGCTTGGAAGAGGATACGTGCGAGCTTGGGCGAAATGCCAATTCTCGCCTCCGAGCAACGGCTACTTGACTCCcacgatgacgacgagaaGACTCAGGATCATATCAATGGCACATCAAAGCCCGTCGCGCCATCTGGCTCACGTAAGGTTCTTGCCGATGGCACTTATGCTACTGAGACTGCTCTTACCAGTCAGTCCTCAGCTGCCGCCAGGTTGGAGGCTGTCAAGACTGCACAGAAACCCCCTCTGCGCCAACTCATCCTCGATGGTGACTACTATTTGGCAACTGTCCTGTCCTCCACTCTGGTCAAGCTCGTCATGCGACACCATGAGATTTCTTCCGACAAGGCTCGTACTAATGCTCTCCGAGCTGAGGCTATGCTCATCATGATTTCTATTATCCGGGTGGGTCAGTCTCAATTCGTCAAGGCCCCCATAGACGAGGATTCTGTAGATCGAATCATGTCCTGCGTGCGTTCTTTGGCCGAgtttgaagagaagaaggaacttGAGACTGTCTGGTTGGATGACACCCGAAAGGCTTTCCGGGCAATGGTTCAggtcgaggagaagaagcgagcCGCCAAGGAAGCTttcgagaaggccaagacaGCTGTGCaggttgatgatgttgtccCCATTCGACAGCTTGCCAAGAAAAACACCACTGATGGTCTCGATGAGATTGAAGTGGATTTAGAGAGGGCAACAGGTGGTGAGGGCACCGCTGAGGATCTCTCTTCCAAGCTTAGCCGTGTGGTTCAGTTGACCGGCTTCTCTGACCCCGTCTATGCTGAAGCATATGTCAAGGTCCATCAGTTCGATATTGTTCTTGACGTTCTTCTGGTTAATCAGACCACCGAAACCCTCCAGAACCTTTCAGTTGAGTTTGCCACCCTTGGTGATTTGAAGGTGGTCGAGAGACCTACCACACAAAACCTAGGTCCACATGACTTTCATAACGTCCAATGCACCATCAAGGTCTCATCAACAGATACCGGTGTCATCTTTGGTAACGTTGTCTATGACGGTGCTCACTCCACCGACACCAATGTTGTTATTCTCAATGACCTGCATGTCGACATAATGGATTACATACAGCCTGCTACCTGCACTGAGACTCAGTTCCGCACCATGTGGACGGAATTTGAATGGGAGAACAAGGTCAACATCAACTCCAAGGCTAAGACTCTCCGCGACTTCCTTGATCAGTTAATGGCTTGCACGAATATGAACTGCCTGACGCCAGAGGCTAGCCTTAAGGGCGACTGCCAGTTCCTGAGTGCTAACTTGTATGCAAGAAGCGTTTTCG GCGAGGATGCTCTCGCCAACCTGAGCATTGAGAAGGAGGGCGAGGACGGGCCTATCACTGGGTTTGTCAGAATAAGGAGTCGATCACAAGGCCTAGCCCTGAGCCTGGGCTCGTTGAAGGGTCTCAATAAGATTGGCTCAACGTCTTAG
- the MNH1 gene encoding Protein mago nashi, which produces MGRFGHEFLEFDFRVVGDGRSAVARYANNSNYRNDSLIRKEMCVSSVIVDEIKRIIKTSEITKEDDSKWPQKNKDGRQELEIRIGNDHIAFETAKIGSLVDVTESADPEGLRVFYYLVQDLKALVFSLIALHFKIKPI; this is translated from the exons ATGGGCCGTTTTGGTCACGAATTCTTAG AGTTCGACTTCCGGGTTGTTGGAGACGGTCGCAGCGCGGTAGCCAGATACGCCAACAACTCCAATTACCGAAACGATAGCTTGATTCGAAAAGAGA TGTGTGTAAGCTCTGTCATCGTCGATGAAATCAAGCGAATTATCAAAACAAGCGAAATCACGAA AGAAGATGATTCAAAATGGCCGCAGAAAAACAAAGACGGACGCCAGGAGCTGGAGATCCGCATTGGTAACGATCATATCGCGTTTGAG ACCGCCAAAATTGGATCCCTGGTTGATGTCACCGAGTCCGCTGATCCCGAAGGGTTGCGAGTATTTTACTACCTCGTCCAGGATTTGAAGGCCCTGGTTTTCAGTCTCATCGCATTGCATTTCAAGATTAAGCCCATCTAA
- a CDS encoding hypothetical protein (BUSCO:52666at5125), with the protein MTTPNPFLLAADNNSTLLPLLREKPALASSQDEHGYSLVHAAASYNHLDLLRTLVREFSVDVDIKDEDNETALFVVETQDAAQVLVEELGANVGHRGLEGLTAREKIEAEGDFPAVAEYLLKIEARQVDDPASTAAAVMPEVIPPPPEGMKVTVGTMDEVTDIPEEIDQDFRRRIEELAQRDDFNSPQGQAELRRLIEDAVLGEGGVGDERNVRSKQD; encoded by the coding sequence ATGACGACTCCCAACCCGTTCCTTCTCGCAGCCGACAACAACTCCACGCTACTGCCCCTCCTGAGGGAGAAACCAGCACTGGCGTCATCGCAAGATGAACATGGCTATTCTCTAGTTCATGCCGCTGCTAGTTACAACCACCTCGATCTTCTTCGAACCCTTGTCCGCGAGTTTAGTGTGGATGTGGATATAAAAGATGAAGACAACGAGACCGCTTTGTTTGTTGTCGAAACCCAGGACGCTGCTCAAGTTCTTGTCGAAGAACTTGGTGCGAACGTCGGTCACCGAGGACTGGAAGGGCTGACAGCCAGAGAGAAGATTGAAGCGGAAGGTGACTTTCCTGCGGTTGCAGAGTACCTATTGAAGATTGAAGCTAGGCAAGTCGACGATCCTGCTTCGACTGCAGCGGCTGTTATGCCTGAGGTTATCCCCCCGCCTCCAGAGGGTATGAAGGTTACAGTTGGTACGATGGACGAAGTGACGGATATTCCTGAAGAAATTGACCAAGATTTCCGAAGGAGAATTGAGGAGCTGGCCCAGCGCGACGATTTCAATTCacctcaaggccaagctgAACTACGAAGGTTGATTGAAGACGCTGTCCTAGGAGAGGGCGGCGTCGGCGACGAACGCAACGTACGATCGAAGCAGGACTAG